TCACCGTTTTTTTCAGCTTTCATATCCGCGTAAAAATAGGGCAAATGAAAGAACGTGCGAGCGCCCAGGACCGCCAGCCGATGATCGGCATCCAGGCTGAAAAAGTAAATGCCGGGTTTGCCTTTATACGTGACATAGGTGCGGAGGTTAAGCTCAGGAAATGCACGCGCACCGGGAATGGGAGGAAGGTAACGCGCTCTTAGGTTCGTGAGCATAAAGGGAAGCATGCTGATCCAAGCTTGTCCGTTATATGTATCTAATTCTAAAACTGGCGGTACTAAAGCACGAAGGATAGAAACATCAACAGGCCAGTGGGCAAATAAGACATCATTCCATGTTTGTCTCATGATCCAGCTTCCCTCGGGCACAGATATATTTTTTTGCTGAAAGCGTTCCGTCACGTATATCCTCCTTTCAGTTGGATGTGAGTAAAGGTATTCCCTATTTCTTACTTTTTAAACGATACGGCTGTTTTTTAGGATGGCCATTTTGGCCTCAGCCATGACAGAAAAGGGTGCGACGAAACAAAAAACAACCCCGGCTTTCGCTCGGGGTTGTTCCATTATTTCACCGGCTCAGTAAGAGCGGCGGATTTTTTGGTTTTATGGTGTGTCATCTGAAGGACAACGTTTTGCACGGTCAAAAACAGCCCGCTAGTGAACCAGTACAGCGGAAGAGCTGCCGGAACATTAAGCGAGAAAATCGTCATCATCACAGGGAAGATGAACACCATCAGTTTGGCTGATTGCTGCGCTGCTGGATTTTGCGGGACAGCCGAATATTTCGCGCTCAGTTTTTGAGCGACATAAGCCTGAACAAAGTACATAACACCCGCACTAAGTGACACGAGAATGTCAGATTGTCCTAAACTGAACCATAAAAACGAGTGTGAAGCGATTTCAGGTGTAGAGCGAATCGCATAATAAAACCCGATCATAATCGGAAATTGAATCAGCATCGGGAGACATCCCATCGCAAGCGGATTGATATTGTGCGTCTGGTACAGCTTCATCATGTCCGTTTGCAGTTCTTTTTGCTTTTCGGGGTCCTTCGTCTTTTTCAGTTTAGCCTGAATGCTGTCAACCTGAGGTTTAATAACGGCCATTTTCTCTTGGAACAAACGCTGTTTTTTAAACTGATTGACAAACAAAGGAAGCACAATAACACGTACAATGATGGTGACGAGAATAATTGAAAGTCCGTATTCTCCGTGAAACAGCCCGGCAACCCCTTTAAGCAGAGCGGAAAACGGTTCGATTAAATAGTCGTGGAAAAAACCGACGTTGCTGAGGCCTCCCACCTGATTCGTCGCCGCAAACGCTGCATTTCCCGAGCACAATACGATCAAAAAGATGCCTACTGCCAAAAGTTTTTGATATGTTTTTACCAATTTGTTCTCCTCCTTTTTATAAATGCGGTTTATAAAAGAAGGGAACCGGCGTCTTCATCATCGTTCACAGGGGAATTCATGCGGAAGACTTTACGTATCCAAGTTGTAATGCGATGGTATATAATAATAAGAAAGTCTGTTCGATTAATGTGAAAGACCGTCTGATGTTCATCTGTTCGTTTTGATTTCCATTGCTCGCCGGCACGGCACTCCCGTAAAAGAAACGCAATCCCGATTGCCGTTAGAGCCGGAAGAATAATTGTGAAAAAATCGACTAAGAATAAAACGTCATTTATCGATTCCACAAACATTGTCATCACATCCATTCAATACCTTCATTTTACTATATGTACAAGCGGTTGTCTAATGAATGAAAAGGAGTTTTGTTTATGCGGGGAAAGGGCCGAATTATTTTCCATATTGATATGAATAGCTTCTATGCTTCGGTGGAAATGGCATATGATCCGGCCCTTCGTGGGAAGCCGGTCGCAGTTGCCGGAAACGTAAAGGAGCGAAAGGGCATCGTGGTGACATGCAGCTACGAAGCAAGGGCGCGAGGCGTCAAAACAACGATGCCGGTTTGGGAAGCGAAGCGCAATTGCCCTGAGCTTATCGTTCTTCCGCCGAACTTTGACCGCTATAGAAATTCTTCAAGAGCGATGTTTAACATTCTCCGTGAATATACTGACCTGGTGGAGCCTGTCTCTATCGATGAAGGCTATATGGACATGACCGATACGGCATACAGCAGCCGCGCTTTGGAGACAGCAACAGAAATCCAAAGCAGGCTGCAAAAAGAACTGTTGCTTCCGTCAAGCATAGGAATCGCGCCGAATAAATTTCTCGCTAAGATGGCGTCTGATATGAAAAAACCGCTTGGCATCACGATTTTAAGAAAGAGACAAGTGCCTGATATCCTTTGGCCGCTTCCTGTTGGAGAGATGCACGGGGTTGGCAAAAAGACAGCGGAAAAGCTGAAGGGGCTGGGCATTCATACGATTGAAGAGTTAGCTGCAGCTGATGAACATTCGCTGAAACGCCTGCTTGGCATCAACGGCCCGCGCCTTAAACAGAAAGCAAATGGCATTCACCATGCGCCAGTTGACCCAGAGCGTATTTACGAATTTAAGAGCGTCGGAAACTCATCGACCCTTTCACATGATTCCAGTGATGAAGAAGAGTTATTAGGCGTTTTCCGTAAGCTTGCCGCTTCCGTGAGTGACCGCTTACAGCGCAAGGAGGTCATGGCTTCAAAGCTTTTTATTATGATTAGATATGCAGATTGGAAAACCATCACCAGAAGCATCACGCTGAAAAATCCGATCGATCAAAAACAAGACATTATGAAAGAAGCGGAGCACCTCTTTTTTAAACATTGGAATAAAAATCCTGTCAGGCTGCTAGGCATTACCGGAACGGATTTAGTGGAAAAAGAGCAGGCCTATAAGCAGCTTGATTTGTTCAGCTTTAGTGAAGACGCCAAGGAAGAGCCCATTCAGCAGATGATGGAAAAGCTGAATGAAAAGTACGGATCTAAGCTGATCAGAAAAGGAGCAAGGATAAAGAAAGAGGAGAGCAAAACGAAGGGAACAAGCTTTAATAAAGATTTTTTTCAGGATGAAAAGAAAAGGTGAATAGCTTGAAAAAAAGGGTGAAAGTATGGTAATTTCTTTATTATAAATATCATTTTATTTTAATTTAAATTTTAAAATGATTAAACGTTTGAAGAAGGGACGTTAGAATATGTCAAAACAACAAATCGGCGTTATCGGACTTGCGGTCATGGGTAAAAATCTGGCTTTAAATATCGAAAGCCGGGGATTTTCTGTTTCTGTTTACAACAGATCAAGCAGTAAAACTGAGGAGTTTTTGCAGGAGGCAAAAGGAAAAAATGTTGTTGGCACATACAGCATTGAAGAGTTTGTACAATCCTTGGAAACACCGCGCAAAATCTTATTAATGGTGAAAGCGGGAACTGCAACAGATGCGACAATTCAATCTCTTCTTCCTCATCTAGAGAAGGATGATATTTTAATTGACGGCGGTAATACATATTATAAAGATACACAGCGCCGTAACAAAGAACTTGCAGAAAGCGGCATTCATTTTATCGGAACAGGCGTTTCTGGCGGTGAAGAAGGAGCGCTTAAAGGGCCTTCTATCATGCCTGGAGGACAAAAAGAAGCACATGAGCTTGTGAAGCCGATTCTTGAAGCGATTTCTGCAAAAGTTGACGGAGAACCTTGTACGACATATATCGGTCCAGACGGTGCCGGCCATTATGTGAAAATGGTGCATAACGGAATTGAATACGGAGATATGCAGCTGATCTCTGAATCTTACTTCATTTTGAAACAGGTGCTCGGCCTTTCAGCGGATGAGCTCCATGAAGTTTTCGCTGAGTGGAATAAAGGCGAGCTTGACAGCTACCTGATTGAGATTACGGCTGACATCTTTACGAAAAAAGACGAAGAGACAGGCAAACCGCTTGTTGATGTCATTCTCGATAAAGCAGGACAAAAAGGAACAGGAAAATGGACAAGCCAAAGCGCGCTTGACTTAGGTGTTCCGCTTCCGATTATTACTGAGTCTGTATTCGCGCGCTTTATCTCAGCTATGAAGGAAGAGCGTGTGAAAGCGAGCGGCCTTCTTTCAGGACCTGAAGTGAAGCCTGTTACAGACAATAAAGAAGAACTGATTGAAGCAGTCAGAAAAGCGCTGTTCATGAGTAAAATCTGTTCTTACGCGCAAGGATTTGCTCAAATGAAAGCAGCTTCTGAAGAATACAACTGGGATCTGAAATACGGCGAAATCGCTATGATCTTCCGCGGCGGCTGCATCATCCGCGCTGCATTCCTTCAGAAGATCAAAGAAGCTTACGATCGCGAACCTGAGCTCGATAACCTGCTTCTTGACAGCTACTTCAAAAATATTGTAGAAAGCTACCAAGGAGCGCTTCGCCAAGTGATTTCACTTGCAGTTGCCCAAGGTGTACCGGTGCCATCATTCTCAAGCGCATTAGCTTACTATGACAGCTACCGCACAGCTGTACTCCCTGCAAACTTAATTCAAGCGCAGCGTGACTACTTTGGCGCCCATACTTATGAGCGTACAGATAAAGAAGGTATTTTCCATACTGAATGGATGAAGTAATAGAAGACCCCGAAGCCCTTAGGGCTTCGGGGTTTTTTGTTATTGAATGAGCGTTGACAGCCGCAAAAAAGCCGAAAATGCGCTACAGCATTTTCGGCTTTTTCTGTATTATATATTCCACCAGTGCAAGCCGTCTTTCGCCAAAAGATCATCTGATTCTTTCGGTCCCATAGAGCCTGACTCATAGTTTGGAGATAGGGTCTTGTTTGCTGCCCATGTTTCAGAAATGGCATCGACAAAACTCCAAGACAAGGCAACTTCATCCCAGTGTGCAAAGTTTGTGGCATCGCCAAGAAGACAGTCGTGAATCAATTTTTCATATGCTTCAGGGGTGTTCATCTCATCATTGCAATTGCTGCAGTAATCCAGCTTGATTGGCTGCGCGTGTGCTGCTCCGCCAAGCTTTTTAGCATTCAAGTAAAGCGTAATGCCTTCGTCAGGCTGAATATGGATGACGAGCAAGTTCGGATTCATGTTGTTTTCATTGCCGTAGTACAGGTTCATCGGAATGTCCTTAAATTGAACGACGATTTTTGTGGACTTTTCTTTCATTCGTTTTCCGGTGCGGATATAGAATGGAACACCAGCCCATCTGAAGTTGTCGATCAAGAGCTTTCCTGAAACAAAGGTTTCTGTATTGGAGTCAGGAGCGACATTATCTTCATCCGTATAAGCGGGAACCGCCACACCGTCAATCTCACCGGCTTGATATTGCCCGCGCACAAAATACTCATCGACTTCGTCTTTTGCAATAGGGCGCAGTGCTCTCAGCACCTTCACCTTTTCGCTGCGGATTTCTTCTGTGTTCAATTTGATCGGCGGCTCCATTGCAAGAAGGGCAACCATCTGCATGATATGGTTTTGCACCATGTCGCGCAGAGCGCCTGATTTTTCGTAATATCTCGCCCGGTCTTCGACGCCGAGTGATTCACTTGATGTGATTTGAATATTTGAGATGTAGCGGTTTGTCCAAAGCGGTTCGAAAATCGCATTCGCAAACCGGATCACTTCAATGTTCTGAACCATTTGTTTGCCTAGGTAATGGTCAATTCTGTAAATTTGATCTTCAGTAAACGCTTCGCGGATTTCTTTGTTCAGCGCTTGTGCGCTTGGCAGATCATGGCCAAACGGCTTTTCAATGACCAGGCGGGACCAGCCTGTTGTTGCTGTCACACCTTCTGATTTTAATGTTTTTGCAATTGTCCCGAAGAATTCAGGAGCCATTGCCAAGTAGAACATTCTGTTGTTCGGAATTTGATATGTATCTTCCAGCTGGTTAAGCAATACGTTAAGCTCTTGATAAGAGCCAGGGTTTGTCACGTCGAACGGGTGATAGTAAAAATGAGACGTGAAATCATCTATATGTTTATCCGCAGATGAGGAAATGGATGTTTTAACAGTTTCGCGAAGATCCTCATTAGACCAAGGTCTTCTTCCAACTCCTACTACTGCAAACTCTTCTCCGATTTGTCCGTTTTGATATAAACGGTGGATAGACGGATACAGTTTTCGTTTTGCTAAATCTCCCGTTGCGCCGAATATGACAATTACTGCTTTTGGTTGTTGGTTTGTTTTCACTAAAAGTACCTCACTTTATTCGAAGCTTTATTTTAGTACACCCCGTATATTTCCTTCATTTTAAATCTAAAATTCAACGAAAGCAAACATTTAAGCCCTTTTTTTGCAGAATGCTTTAAAATATCTCTAGAACAAAAGGATTGTTCCTTTCAAGGGCAAGATTCACATTTTGCGCATGATCCTGTATTCTTGTAGGTAACTAGTTCTAGTAGGAGGAAGGAAATGTGGAATTACTTTTTTTAGGGACGGGAGCCGGCATTCCCGCTAAGGCGAGAAACGTAACGTCGGTCGCATTGAAAATGCTTGAAGAAAGGCGTTCGGTATGGCTGTTTGACTGCGGGGAAGCCACACAGCACCAAATTTTACATACTACGATTAAACCTCGAAAAATCGAAAAAATTTTCATTACCCATATGCACGGTGACCATGTATACGGGCTTCCGGGGCTTCTGGGGAGCCGTTCCTTTCAAGGCGGAGAAGACGAGCTGACGGTATATGGACCTAAAGGGATTAAGGCGTTTATTGAAACAAGCCTTGCCGTCACAAAAACCCATCTGACATATCCGCTTGTGATCCGGGAAATCGAGGAAGGGATCGTGTTTGAAGACGATCAGTTTGTAGTCACAGCGGTATCGGTTATTCACGGAGTGGAGGCCTTCGGATACCGCGTCCAGGAAAAAGACGTGCCAGGCTCCTTGAAGGCGGATGTATTAAAGGAAATGAACATCCCGCCCGGTCCTGTGTATCAAAAAATCAAAAATGGCGAAACGATAACACTAGAAGACGGGCGCACCATCAATGGGAATGATTTTCTGGAGCCTCCGAAGAAAGGGAGGGCTGTAGTCTTTTCCGGAGATACGAGAGTAAGTGACAAGCTAAAGGCGCTTGCACGGGATTGTGATGTGCTTGTTCATGAAGCGACCTTTGCTAAGGAAGATCGGAAGCTTGCTTATGATTATTTTCACAGTACAACGGAACAAGCGGCCATTACAGCGAAAGAAGCAGGGGCAAAGAAGCTCATTTTAACCCATATCAGCGCCAGATATCAGGGAGATTCCTCGCTGGAGCTTCAGAAAGAAGCGGCTGACGTTTTCCCGAACAGCGTGGCGGCGTATGATTTCTTAGAGGTACACGTCCCGCGGGGCTGATGCCAAGCGTTCTTATTTGACAATTTGTGATGATGTTGTATAATAAAACGTAATCATTACGCTTTATAAGGAGATGTTCATATGAGAGTCAATGTTACTTTAGCCTGTACTGAAACGGGAGACCGGAATTACATCACAACAAAAAACAAACGCACCAACCCAGACCGTTTAGAGCTGAAAAAATATTCACCGCGTTTAAAGAAATATACCCTTCATCGTGAAACAAAGTAATCATAAAAGAAGACCGGGCGTTACATACCCGGTCTTCTTTTTATGTTAATTGACTGCCTGAAAAAGCGGTACAGCCTGCTGGCATGCTGCACACCATACATCATAAATAGCCAAATGAACGATATGGGGTTCGTCATGATGGATGTTGTGTGAGCTGTTTTTCGCTTGAATCCAGCCGCTTTGATGAGATAGAGTCAATATGCTCCTATGCATGTTTAGCCAATCCTGTTCAGTAGTGAATTGCGTAGTCCGTTCGCCTGATGACAACACGAGGAGGGGCATGTTTTCCAAATGGACTTGCCGTTGTTTGAGAATCTGCAGGCTTCCTAAAAATTCTGCATGTGTGCCCTCAGTCATCATCTTGCTTGTATCTGCTTTGTGCATTTCTTCAGGAATAAAGGAGGAGTTTGCACAATCCCCTAAAGCTGGATCAAGGAGAACCATGCCGATAATATCGGGCTTGTTTTTGCAAGCCCACAATCCGGTGATGATAGCTCCGTATGAATGTGAAACAGCCAGATAAGGAGGTTTTACATCTGCTGCATGAAGCAAACTCTCCAATTCTTTTACCTTTTGGTCAGCTGTTCGCTTAGCGCTGCTTCGCCCGCTTTTTCCTATTCCCGCCCGATCATATGTAAAAATGCCAAATTCATCATCAATATCCGCTATTAATGGATTCCACGTCTCAGAAGACGTACCGTAGCCGGCCTCAAAGACAATCGTTACACCGCTTGATCCTCTTCGGAATTTTGTATGAAACGCGCATCCGTCAATTGTATATGTCTTTTCCATCCAAGCTGAGCTCATTGGAGTCATCTCCTCTAATTGGTTCTACTAGGGAGACGGAGAACCTGAGCTGATCGTTTCTCTAAAAAATAAAAAAAGAGATATCCGTTTGAGGATATCTCTTTTGGACATTACCAGCCTCTCTCATATTGAACAGGGGCCGGAATCTCTGTATTAAGCTGTTTCGCCGCTGTTCTTGCAAAGAAAGGATCTCGCAAAAGCTCTCTGCCGATAAAGATAAGGTCGGCACGCCCGTTTTGCAGAATTTCTTCAGCCATAGAACCGTCTGTAATCATGCCAACAGCACCAGTTGCCATGTCGGCCTGTTCACGGATTTTCTCAGCGAAGCTGACTTGATAGCCGGGGAATACGTTAATGTCAGCGTGAACAAGGGCGCCTGAGCTGCAGTCAATTAAGTCCACACCCTGTTCCTTCATCCATTTTGCAAACCCGATGTGATCGGCGATGTCTAAGCCTTTGTCTGTATAGTCAGAAGCGGATACACGGACAAATAAAGGGCCGTCCCATACTTGTTTGACTTCATCAATGATCTCTCTTAAGAAACGGTAACGGTTTTCTGGAGAGCCGCCGTATTCATCTGTTCGATGGTTGGAAAGCGGAGATAAAAATTCGTGAATGAGGTATCCGTGCGCCGCATGAATTTCAATCACATCGAAGCCGGCTTCTTTTGCGCGGACAGCCGCTTGTTTGAACTCCTGCACCGTTTCTTTTATTTTTTCTGCTGACATTTCTACAGGTGTTGCTGATTGTTCGTCAAACGCAATGGCCGATGGAGCGAAAATATCCCCTTCAAGCTCTGCTTTACGTCCGGCATGGGCAAGCTGAATGCCGATTTTTGATCCTTGTTCTTTGACTTGCTCAGTCAGTTTGGCAAAGCCTTCAATGTGGTCGTCGCTCCAAATCCCCAAGTCTTGGTCTGTGATCCGTCCTTGAGGGTTAACCGCTGATGCCTCCACAATAATCAGCCCAACCTGGCCAATTGCGCGCGATATGTAATGCGCCATGTGGAACGGCGTCAATTTTCCGTCCTTTTCATGAGAAGAATACATGCACATTGGCGACATGACGATGCGGTTTTTTAATGTCATATCTTTAATTGTTATCGGTGTGAATAATGTTCTGGCCATTTCTTTCGCCTCCCGTAAGGTTTTTAGAGGTTGATTATATCAAGTGATTTCTTTCCCGTCATATAAACTGCTCAAAAGATCCGTTTTGTTACATATTTCGGTATAATAGACAGGGAATCATCTTATTTTTCAGGCTAGAAGCGTTTTTATACAAAGGAGGGGCGGAGATCGATGAATTGGCAGACGAAAGACGAATTGCTGACCCTTTTAACTTCTCTTGTGCAATACGAAAGCATCACCGGTTCGAAGGGAGAGGCAGCACTTGCAGAATATCTTTATTTTATTTTGAAAGACAAGCCTTATTTTCAAACACATCCTGAGGATGT
The Bacillus vallismortis genome window above contains:
- a CDS encoding YqjF family protein, coding for MTERFQQKNISVPEGSWIMRQTWNDVLFAHWPVDVSILRALVPPVLELDTYNGQAWISMLPFMLTNLRARYLPPIPGARAFPELNLRTYVTYKGKPGIYFFSLDADHRLAVLGARTFFHLPYFYADMKAEKNGDGIDYVSKRRDDEKAEFRAAYRPISAPFTAEKDSLDYWLTERYRLYTTYRNKLFYEDIYHHPWLLQNAEAAFSINTVADAHNITLPASDPLLHYAKKQDVLFWPLRQWR
- a CDS encoding membrane protein insertase YidC — protein: MVKTYQKLLAVGIFLIVLCSGNAAFAATNQVGGLSNVGFFHDYLIEPFSALLKGVAGLFHGEYGLSIILVTIIVRVIVLPLFVNQFKKQRLFQEKMAVIKPQVDSIQAKLKKTKDPEKQKELQTDMMKLYQTHNINPLAMGCLPMLIQFPIMIGFYYAIRSTPEIASHSFLWFSLGQSDILVSLSAGVMYFVQAYVAQKLSAKYSAVPQNPAAQQSAKLMVFIFPVMMTIFSLNVPAALPLYWFTSGLFLTVQNVVLQMTHHKTKKSAALTEPVK
- the mifM gene encoding membrane protein insertion/folding monitor MifM codes for the protein MTMFVESINDVLFLVDFFTIILPALTAIGIAFLLRECRAGEQWKSKRTDEHQTVFHINRTDFLIIIYHRITTWIRKVFRMNSPVNDDEDAGSLLL
- a CDS encoding DNA polymerase IV, which translates into the protein MRGKGRIIFHIDMNSFYASVEMAYDPALRGKPVAVAGNVKERKGIVVTCSYEARARGVKTTMPVWEAKRNCPELIVLPPNFDRYRNSSRAMFNILREYTDLVEPVSIDEGYMDMTDTAYSSRALETATEIQSRLQKELLLPSSIGIAPNKFLAKMASDMKKPLGITILRKRQVPDILWPLPVGEMHGVGKKTAEKLKGLGIHTIEELAAADEHSLKRLLGINGPRLKQKANGIHHAPVDPERIYEFKSVGNSSTLSHDSSDEEELLGVFRKLAASVSDRLQRKEVMASKLFIMIRYADWKTITRSITLKNPIDQKQDIMKEAEHLFFKHWNKNPVRLLGITGTDLVEKEQAYKQLDLFSFSEDAKEEPIQQMMEKLNEKYGSKLIRKGARIKKEESKTKGTSFNKDFFQDEKKR
- the gndA gene encoding NADP-dependent phosphogluconate dehydrogenase, producing the protein MSKQQIGVIGLAVMGKNLALNIESRGFSVSVYNRSSSKTEEFLQEAKGKNVVGTYSIEEFVQSLETPRKILLMVKAGTATDATIQSLLPHLEKDDILIDGGNTYYKDTQRRNKELAESGIHFIGTGVSGGEEGALKGPSIMPGGQKEAHELVKPILEAISAKVDGEPCTTYIGPDGAGHYVKMVHNGIEYGDMQLISESYFILKQVLGLSADELHEVFAEWNKGELDSYLIEITADIFTKKDEETGKPLVDVILDKAGQKGTGKWTSQSALDLGVPLPIITESVFARFISAMKEERVKASGLLSGPEVKPVTDNKEELIEAVRKALFMSKICSYAQGFAQMKAASEEYNWDLKYGEIAMIFRGGCIIRAAFLQKIKEAYDREPELDNLLLDSYFKNIVESYQGALRQVISLAVAQGVPVPSFSSALAYYDSYRTAVLPANLIQAQRDYFGAHTYERTDKEGIFHTEWMK
- the zwf gene encoding glucose-6-phosphate dehydrogenase; this encodes MKTNQQPKAVIVIFGATGDLAKRKLYPSIHRLYQNGQIGEEFAVVGVGRRPWSNEDLRETVKTSISSSADKHIDDFTSHFYYHPFDVTNPGSYQELNVLLNQLEDTYQIPNNRMFYLAMAPEFFGTIAKTLKSEGVTATTGWSRLVIEKPFGHDLPSAQALNKEIREAFTEDQIYRIDHYLGKQMVQNIEVIRFANAIFEPLWTNRYISNIQITSSESLGVEDRARYYEKSGALRDMVQNHIMQMVALLAMEPPIKLNTEEIRSEKVKVLRALRPIAKDEVDEYFVRGQYQAGEIDGVAVPAYTDEDNVAPDSNTETFVSGKLLIDNFRWAGVPFYIRTGKRMKEKSTKIVVQFKDIPMNLYYGNENNMNPNLLVIHIQPDEGITLYLNAKKLGGAAHAQPIKLDYCSNCNDEMNTPEAYEKLIHDCLLGDATNFAHWDEVALSWSFVDAISETWAANKTLSPNYESGSMGPKESDDLLAKDGLHWWNI
- the rnz gene encoding ribonuclease Z yields the protein MELLFLGTGAGIPAKARNVTSVALKMLEERRSVWLFDCGEATQHQILHTTIKPRKIEKIFITHMHGDHVYGLPGLLGSRSFQGGEDELTVYGPKGIKAFIETSLAVTKTHLTYPLVIREIEEGIVFEDDQFVVTAVSVIHGVEAFGYRVQEKDVPGSLKADVLKEMNIPPGPVYQKIKNGETITLEDGRTINGNDFLEPPKKGRAVVFSGDTRVSDKLKALARDCDVLVHEATFAKEDRKLAYDYFHSTTEQAAITAKEAGAKKLILTHISARYQGDSSLELQKEAADVFPNSVAAYDFLEVHVPRG
- the rpmG gene encoding 50S ribosomal protein L33, translating into MRVNVTLACTETGDRNYITTKNKRTNPDRLELKKYSPRLKKYTLHRETK
- a CDS encoding alpha/beta fold hydrolase yields the protein MSSAWMEKTYTIDGCAFHTKFRRGSSGVTIVFEAGYGTSSETWNPLIADIDDEFGIFTYDRAGIGKSGRSSAKRTADQKVKELESLLHAADVKPPYLAVSHSYGAIITGLWACKNKPDIIGMVLLDPALGDCANSSFIPEEMHKADTSKMMTEGTHAEFLGSLQILKQRQVHLENMPLLVLSSGERTTQFTTEQDWLNMHRSILTLSHQSGWIQAKNSSHNIHHDEPHIVHLAIYDVWCAACQQAVPLFQAVN
- the namA gene encoding NADPH dehydrogenase NamA — its product is MARTLFTPITIKDMTLKNRIVMSPMCMYSSHEKDGKLTPFHMAHYISRAIGQVGLIIVEASAVNPQGRITDQDLGIWSDDHIEGFAKLTEQVKEQGSKIGIQLAHAGRKAELEGDIFAPSAIAFDEQSATPVEMSAEKIKETVQEFKQAAVRAKEAGFDVIEIHAAHGYLIHEFLSPLSNHRTDEYGGSPENRYRFLREIIDEVKQVWDGPLFVRVSASDYTDKGLDIADHIGFAKWMKEQGVDLIDCSSGALVHADINVFPGYQVSFAEKIREQADMATGAVGMITDGSMAEEILQNGRADLIFIGRELLRDPFFARTAAKQLNTEIPAPVQYERGW